The Thermoanaerobacter uzonensis DSM 18761 sequence ACAAAATGTTGGAAGGATTAAATAAACAGTTGAATTACGAAATTTATTCTGCATATCTATATGTAGCAATGGAAAATTATTTTCAAGAGAAAAACTTAGAAGGTTTTGCTAATTTCTTCAAGGTTCAGACACAAGAAGAACTTGCACATGCGAGAATTTTTTACGAGTACATATATCGCATGGGTGGGAAAGTGACTCTGTACCCGATAGAAAAACCAGAGGGAAACTTTGAAAGTATTTTAGACCTTTTTAAAAAGGCTTTGAGTCATGAAAAAACTGTAACTGAAAGGATTTACAAGCTTGTTGATATAGCAATTGAGGATAAAGACCATGCCACAAATGCATTTTTGCAGTGGTTTGTTAATGAGCAAGTAGAAGAAGAAGAGAGCTTCCAAAGGCTTGTTGACAAGTTAGAGCTTATAGGAGACAATATACAGCCAATATTTATGCTTGATGCTGAATTGGCTCAAAGGACGTTTGTATTACCTGCTCCACTTGCTCAAGGACCTCAAGGACAATAAAAGATTAAGAAAAAGGTAGACCTTTTTTATAGGTGTACCTTTTTTATATTTTTGTTTAGTTTTTATTAGAAAAAATAGTATAATTAAGGTGATGAGAGTCTTTTGGAGGTTGAGAACCAAAGGGCTTATTACAGGATATGTGGAGGTTTTTGTGATGAATAAAATTATAACAAGGCCGCCCGAGATTGAGGAAAATATTAGGGTTGTATATGCGGGCAATCACTATATAAGTTTGCCTGAGATAAAAATAAAGGATGCTTCTATAAAAAGCTTAAACATTGTTTCTCTTTCAAACAAAGGGCTTGTGGAGTTATCAGGGGATGAAGTGCTATTTAAACCTGTATTTTATAAAGATGGGAAAAGGCTTGAGATAGCAAATAGTGAAATAATAGAAGAACTTTATTACATACCGTCTATTAAATTGCATTTTGCCAGCGGCGAATGGGCATTAGTGAAAATTTATGCTGATATAAGCGAAAAAGGATTTGTGTATGAATTTGAATGTTCTAAAGAAATGGATATTCATTTGGAAGTAAATGCAGGTAAATTGAGTTTTTTGCGATTTAATTCTCATGATGTGGATTTTAAAAAAGAGTTTAAGGTTGATAAATGGCTGAAAAACCCTGCTTTAAATATTTATTCTTACAATATATCTTTTGCTCTTGCTTTTGGCGGTGAGAAGGATTTTGATTATGAAGAAAAAGGGGAGAAGCTTTTACTTAAATTAAAAGCCAAAGGTAAAAACTGCTTTTATATAACTGTAAATTCTGACATGGACGGAGCATCTACGACTTTAATACATTTTAAAAGAAAAGGTTTTAAAAATATATACAAAGAGCTTAAAAACTTTCTTGAAAGCAAGTACATAAAGTATCCGCAAGATAGTGATTTAGAGAAAATACTCAATAAAAACTTGTTTTTTAATTATTTTTTTGCTATTGGAAAGGATATGGAAACAGATAATTATATTGCATTGACCTCTAGAAGCCCGAGGTACTATGTCTCAGGTGCTTTTTGGGAAAGAGACAGCTTTCTCTGGTCTTTTCCAGCAATAAAGCTTGTTGACAGAGAATTTCACAATCTTATTGCAAGGGAGATGATTTTAAGGCACAGCAAGAATGCAGGAGACCATGCCCACTACATCGATGGAACTGTGCTGTATCCAGGATTTGAACTGGATGAGGCGGCAAGCTATCTTATTCTCATAGGAACCATGGATATAGATTTGGAGGATATGGAACTTATAAAAGCTCTTGAGAGGGTATACAGCCGAATTGAAAAGGAGTTTGACAGGGAAACGGCGCTATACAAGACGTTTTTGCTGCCTTCTGATGACCCTTCGGATTATCCTTTTGTGACGATAGACAATGTGATATTGTGGAGGGGGTTTATAAACTTAAAGGATTTGTACGTAAAGCTCAACTGGTACAACAAGGCGGAAGCTTTACAGAAAAAGATTGACGGAATTTACAAGGGGATATACAAATACCTTGTCACAGAGATGGATGGAAAGCCTATTTTTGCTTGGTCTACGGATGGAAAAGGAAATTATAGATTTTACAATGACCCGCCAGGGAATCTTGGTATTATGTATTATTACGGTTTTGTGGATTATCATGATGAGATATTTAAAAATACAATTGAATATTATTATTCACCCAAATACAAGTACTATTTTGAGGGTGCAAAGATAAGAGAGCTTGCCTGCGACCATCATCCTAATACACCCTCAGGCTTGGGTCTTTGTGGAAGCTTATTAAATCCTCTAAAAAGAGAGGAAGCACTTTTGTGGCTTAAAAATGCCAACATGGATTATGGAATTTTGGCAGAAAGCTTTGACAAAAATACAGGTGAGGCAAAAACAGGTGTGGGTTTTGCAACTGGAGCGGGATATCTTGCAATGGCTCTTTATAAAGTGCTTTTTGAGGAGTGAAATAGATGAGAGTGGCGTCTGTTGTTTTAAAAAAAGGAGAGGTAGAAAAGATAACTGGTAAAAAAGAGGTTTTGAATAAAATAGATGAAATTCTCAAGGTTTGTCAAGAGAAAGGAGCATGTGTTGTAGTTTTTCCGGCTCTTACAGGTATGCTTTGGGACTTTGAAGATAAATTTTTAGAAGAAATGAAAAAAATTTCTTTAAAATATAAGGATATTGCCATATGTCCGGGAAGCTTTTTTGAAAAAGATGGAGACAAAACTTACCACTCTTCTTTTCTTTTGTTAAACGGAGAGGTAATACTATTCCAAAGGCAGTTGTACCTTGCAAAGTGGGAAAGAGATATTGGTTTGTCAAGAGGAAGTATACTTAATATAGCTGAAATAAATGGTTTTAAGGTGAGTATAATTTTGTCTACAGATGTTTTTTACCCACAGGTGGCAAGATATGCTGCATTAAAGGGAGTAAATTTGGTTATTTCACCAGTAGCTATAAGGGGAGATGAAAGAAATTACGCAAGGCAAATAGCAGGCTTATGGCAAAACGTTCAACAGAATCTATTTTTTGCAGTAGAAAGCGGTTTTAAAGGAGAATGCAAAGGGTACAGTTTTTATTCGGAATCAGCTATTCATGGGCCTTTGGAGATGACGAGGGATGATGATGGCTTTCTTGCAAAAGAAGATGATTTCCCTGTTATAGTTGTTGAACTTGATGAAAGAGCGAGAAAAGAAGCAATTTCTAAGTTTGACGTTTTGAAACAGCTAAATACTGAATTTTATAAAAGGATTTTTGGGTGATGGATTATGAAAAATGTTTTAGAATTTATTTTTGATAGAAACATGAATGCAAAAAAGATAAATAATTATTTACGCCAGGTTAAAGGAATAAAAGATAAAAAGATTTCTTCAAAAGATAAAGATAATGTGAGAATCTCTTGTGTGGAGAGGCAAATTAAAGTGGTTAAATCTATTGAAGAATATGCAAACTTGTTAAAAGGCTTTGTAGAAGAAGCTGCACAAAGAGAGAGTGATATAGTTGTATTTCCTGAGTACAATTTTTTTGATTTACTTGGTTTAATACCGGCCTTTAGCAGAATAAACGATTATTTAAATAAAAAGGCACAAAAAGGAGAAAAATTAGAAGATGGAGTAAGTGGGGAGGGATTACTGCGATTTATCTTTCAATCTATATCAAAATCTTCTCAAAGGGCAATTGAAGAGATAATGACAGGCTTTGCTAAAAAGTATGGAATTTACATTTACACGGGAAGTTATATTATAAACGAAAATGGCAATTTGTATAATGGCGGTGCTTTGGTGTCAAGAGAAGGAAAAATATTAGGAAGGCAAAAGAAGATACATTTAACAGATTTTGAAGAAAAAATTGGACTTAAGCGAGAAAATGAGCTTGAAATTTTTTCATTAGATATAGGAAAAATTGCTTGTCCTGTCTGCATGGATGCCACTTATTTTGAAACTTTTAAGATAGCTTCCCAAAAAGGTGCGGAAATTGTAATTCTTCCTATAGCGAATATGGAGGAGTATAATTTTTGGAGGGCACTAAGGGGGATATGGCCAAGGGTCCAAGAGTCTTATGTGTACGGAGTAAAAGCTTCTTTAAATGGCCGGATAGGAGGGATTCATTTTACGGGGAAAGCAGGAATTTTTGCGCCGATTGATATGACAGATAATAAAGACGGGATTATTGCGATTTCACCTCATTACGAAGGGGATTATCTCGTAACTTCTGATATAAATATTGCAAAACTTTATGAAGCGAGAGAAATGGCGGAATATTATGGGGATGTGAATGAGGAGTTTGAAAGGGATTATTATGGCAAGGTGTACAGTAATTTTAAGAGAGGAGATAAAATATGAAACACAACAGGTTTTTTATGATTTTAATGTATTCTTTAGGATATTTAGGGATATCGGTTTTTACTCAAACGGCGGTAAAGTGGTATCAATATTATTACACTCCTCCACAATTTAACATGCAAGGGCTTAAAATACTTGTACCAATAAGCCTTATAGGTTTTTCTATGATAGTTGCGAGAATGTTTGACGGCATATCTGATCCAATAGTCGCTTATTATTCTGACAAATTAAATACCAAAATGGGTAGGAGAATACCTTTTGTGCTATTTGGCTCACCTGTTTTGATGATTTCTTTTATAATGATATGGTTTCCTCCTGTTCCTGAGGTGTCAATAATAAACTTTATTTATCTCACTTTTGTATTAAGTTTATTTTTTGTATCTTTTACTGCAGTTGTGGCGCCGTATCTTGCTCTCATACCTGAAATAACTAAAAATGCAAAAGAAAGAATTACACTTACTATGATGCAAGGGATAACTCAGATTATAGGTGTGATGGTAGCAGAAGCAGGGTCAGGAATTTTGATTGGGATTTTTAATTTCAAAATTATGGGAATTATATTAGGAATCTTTGCTTTTATCACTTTAATGCTTACGCCTATTTTTGTAAAAGAAGAAAAAATAGAGGAAGAAAATATACCCACAGTGGGAATGTTTACTTCTATTAAGATGACTTTAACAAATGCAGATTTTATGTATTACCTTACTGCGGCGACAGCTTTATGGTTTGGGATAAATACCTTGACTATTGCTATGCCTTATATAACTGAGGTGCTTTTAAAGACTCCTGCTGAAGAGTCGGGCTTTATGATTGCAGGTGCATTTGTTGTAGCAGTTTTGTTTAGCTTCTTTGTGCCGAAGCTTACACTATTATACGGAAAGAAAAAACTTCTCATGGTGTTTTCTATTATGTTTGCTGGTATTTTAGCCCTTACTGGACTTTTTGGGACCGTTTTTAATAAGACAGTTTCTATAATTATCGTTTTATTAGCTGGTATACCGTTTTCTGTATTTTTTGTAGTGCCTAATGCAATGATTGCTGATATAGCGGAATTGGATGGCATTAAAACAGGGCAGAGAAGAGAAGGCATGTTTTTTGGAGTACAAGGCTTTGTTATAAAGATAGTTATTGGGATTTCTTCTCTTGTAACGCCACTTTTGTTTAAGATTTTTGGGTATAGTGCAGAAAATCCGCTTGGTTTACAGCTTTGTGGGCCTTTAGCTGGAAGTATAGTTTTGTTAAGTTTGATTGTTTTTAGCAAATACTCTCTTACCGAAAAAGAGTTAGAAAAGTATAAGCTAGATAGTAAAAAATAAGGGCTTAACGCCCTTACAGTTTGTTGACAAAGTTAAAAAATACTCAAAGGAGATATTTTGCATCGTCGTTCCGATGTTCCAAAGCGACAAAACTAAAGCTCGACTTTCGGGCTCCGGCAGGGTACCGGGCACATTCGACCTCCTTGTCTTAGTGCCCGCCTCCGCCATCCGTGGCTTCGGCCCTGCCTTCACCCTCGGTCTTGCTAAGTTTTGTTAGCGCTTTGTAACAAGTCGCTCCTTATGCAAAATATCTCCTTTACGAAAGTTTGTCTACAGTCTGATAAGGGCTTACCGCCCTTATTTTTTACTCAGACTTCCACAGTCCATGCAAATTGCAGTAGGACCACGCTTTTAACTCTTTAGCATCTGTTACAAAAACTGCTTCAGGTTTTTCACCTGGTTTTAATACTTTTCTCATATATACACCATCAGCTAAAAGAGAGATCCATTCAATCCAATGCTTTTCCTCCATTGGATGAGGAACACTTCCCACTTTTACGGTTACAATATTGCCATTTCTTTCAATAACCGGTGTGTGTTTTTCGGTACCTGCATCTCCT is a genomic window containing:
- a CDS encoding ferritin, giving the protein MLSNKMLEGLNKQLNYEIYSAYLYVAMENYFQEKNLEGFANFFKVQTQEELAHARIFYEYIYRMGGKVTLYPIEKPEGNFESILDLFKKALSHEKTVTERIYKLVDIAIEDKDHATNAFLQWFVNEQVEEEESFQRLVDKLELIGDNIQPIFMLDAELAQRTFVLPAPLAQGPQGQ
- a CDS encoding glycoside hydrolase family 125 protein; protein product: MNKIITRPPEIEENIRVVYAGNHYISLPEIKIKDASIKSLNIVSLSNKGLVELSGDEVLFKPVFYKDGKRLEIANSEIIEELYYIPSIKLHFASGEWALVKIYADISEKGFVYEFECSKEMDIHLEVNAGKLSFLRFNSHDVDFKKEFKVDKWLKNPALNIYSYNISFALAFGGEKDFDYEEKGEKLLLKLKAKGKNCFYITVNSDMDGASTTLIHFKRKGFKNIYKELKNFLESKYIKYPQDSDLEKILNKNLFFNYFFAIGKDMETDNYIALTSRSPRYYVSGAFWERDSFLWSFPAIKLVDREFHNLIAREMILRHSKNAGDHAHYIDGTVLYPGFELDEAASYLILIGTMDIDLEDMELIKALERVYSRIEKEFDRETALYKTFLLPSDDPSDYPFVTIDNVILWRGFINLKDLYVKLNWYNKAEALQKKIDGIYKGIYKYLVTEMDGKPIFAWSTDGKGNYRFYNDPPGNLGIMYYYGFVDYHDEIFKNTIEYYYSPKYKYYFEGAKIRELACDHHPNTPSGLGLCGSLLNPLKREEALLWLKNANMDYGILAESFDKNTGEAKTGVGFATGAGYLAMALYKVLFEE
- a CDS encoding nitrilase-related carbon-nitrogen hydrolase — protein: MRVASVVLKKGEVEKITGKKEVLNKIDEILKVCQEKGACVVVFPALTGMLWDFEDKFLEEMKKISLKYKDIAICPGSFFEKDGDKTYHSSFLLLNGEVILFQRQLYLAKWERDIGLSRGSILNIAEINGFKVSIILSTDVFYPQVARYAALKGVNLVISPVAIRGDERNYARQIAGLWQNVQQNLFFAVESGFKGECKGYSFYSESAIHGPLEMTRDDDGFLAKEDDFPVIVVELDERARKEAISKFDVLKQLNTEFYKRIFG
- a CDS encoding nitrilase-related carbon-nitrogen hydrolase, producing MKNVLEFIFDRNMNAKKINNYLRQVKGIKDKKISSKDKDNVRISCVERQIKVVKSIEEYANLLKGFVEEAAQRESDIVVFPEYNFFDLLGLIPAFSRINDYLNKKAQKGEKLEDGVSGEGLLRFIFQSISKSSQRAIEEIMTGFAKKYGIYIYTGSYIINENGNLYNGGALVSREGKILGRQKKIHLTDFEEKIGLKRENELEIFSLDIGKIACPVCMDATYFETFKIASQKGAEIVILPIANMEEYNFWRALRGIWPRVQESYVYGVKASLNGRIGGIHFTGKAGIFAPIDMTDNKDGIIAISPHYEGDYLVTSDINIAKLYEAREMAEYYGDVNEEFERDYYGKVYSNFKRGDKI
- a CDS encoding MFS transporter, producing the protein MKHNRFFMILMYSLGYLGISVFTQTAVKWYQYYYTPPQFNMQGLKILVPISLIGFSMIVARMFDGISDPIVAYYSDKLNTKMGRRIPFVLFGSPVLMISFIMIWFPPVPEVSIINFIYLTFVLSLFFVSFTAVVAPYLALIPEITKNAKERITLTMMQGITQIIGVMVAEAGSGILIGIFNFKIMGIILGIFAFITLMLTPIFVKEEKIEEENIPTVGMFTSIKMTLTNADFMYYLTAATALWFGINTLTIAMPYITEVLLKTPAEESGFMIAGAFVVAVLFSFFVPKLTLLYGKKKLLMVFSIMFAGILALTGLFGTVFNKTVSIIIVLLAGIPFSVFFVVPNAMIADIAELDGIKTGQRREGMFFGVQGFVIKIVIGISSLVTPLLFKIFGYSAENPLGLQLCGPLAGSIVLLSLIVFSKYSLTEKELEKYKLDSKK
- a CDS encoding desulfoferrodoxin: MADLYGVYKCEKCGNIVEVLHAGQGTLVCCGEPMVKMQEKTGDAGTEKHTPVIERNGNIVTVKVGSVPHPMEEKHWIEWISLLADGVYMRKVLKPGEKPEAVFVTDAKELKAWSYCNLHGLWKSE